A region of Vitis riparia cultivar Riparia Gloire de Montpellier isolate 1030 chromosome 12, EGFV_Vit.rip_1.0, whole genome shotgun sequence DNA encodes the following proteins:
- the LOC117925868 gene encoding uncharacterized protein LOC117925868 isoform X3, which translates to MKTLSCISLPSDPKSRSYLCSLFFGACLFCGVYFIASEFTVKDYKERSSRWQISVFQNAHSNSIQNTQSSKCKNQCRPSGSEALPEGIVVKTSNLEVQPLWGATLNGEKSSPSKSLLAMAVGIKQKEIVNQIVEKFILSNFVVMLFHYDGVVDEWREFAWSDHAIHVTVVNQTKWWFAKRFLHPDIVAEYNYIFLWDEDLGVENFHPGRYVSIVEDEGLEISQPALDPKKSRVHHQITARVRNSRVHRRTYKHRGSGRCDDQSTAPPCVGWVEMMAPVFSKAAWRCVWHMIQNELIHAWGVDMQLGYCAQGDRTKNVGVVDSEYVVHLALPTLGVLDENELRGEGHDHSSQREKLPKSVALVRRESFIEMQIFRSRWANAVKEDKCWVDPYAQPAEDIKQ; encoded by the exons ATGAAGACACTGAGTTGT atttctCTGCCATCAGATCCGAAGAGTAGATCCTATCTCTGCAGTCTTTTCTTTGGAGCTTGTTTGTTTTGTGGTGTTTACTTCATTGCAAGTGAATTTACTGTCAAGGATTACAAAGAA AGATCATCAAGATGGCAGATCAGTGTTTTTCAAAATGCACATTCTAATAGCATCCAGAATACTCAATCTAGTAAATGCAAG aACCAGTGCAGGCCATCTGGGAGTGAGGCATTGCCAGAAGGAATTGTTGTCAAGACATCTAACCTGGAAGTGCAGCCCTTATGGGGTGCCACTCTGAATGGT GAAAAGTCAAGTCCTTCAAAGAGCTTGTTAGCTATGGCAGTTGGaataaagcaaaaagaaatAGTGAACCAAATTGTAGAAAAG tttattttaagtaatttcgTTGTTATGCTTTTCCATTATGATGGTGTCGTGGATGAATGGCGAGAGTTTGCATGGAGTGACCATGCCATACATGTGACTGTAGTGAATCAAACAAAATG GTGGTTTGCAAAACGCTTCTTACATCCAGACATAGTTGctgaatataattatattttcctttGGGATGAAGACCTTGGGGTTGAGAATTTTCATCCAGGACG ATACGTATCTATTGTTGAAGATGAAGGACTTGAAATATCTCAGCCAGCCCTTGATCCTAAGAAGTCACGGGTTCATCATCAAATTACTGCACGTGTGAGGAATTCAAGAGTGCACAG AAGGACATATAAACATAGAGGCAGTGGAAGGTGTGATGACCAAAGCACAGCTCCTCCATGTGTAGG TTGGGTGGAAATGATGGCACCTGTCTTCTCAAAGGCAGCCTGGCGATGTGTGTGGCATATGATCCAG AATGAGTTGATACATGCATGGGGTGTGGATATGCAGCTTGGTTATTGTGCACAG GGTGACCGGACAAAAAATGTTGGTGTGGTTGATTCAGAGTATGTAGTTCATTTGGCTCTCCCTACTCTTGGCGTCTTGGATGAAAACGAG TTACGTGGCGAAGGACATGATCATTCTTCTCAAAGGGAAAAGTTGCCAAAATCAGTAGCTTTA GTGAGAAGAGAGTCCTTCATTGAAATGCAGATTTTCAGGAGTAGGTGGGCAAATGCAGTTAAGGAAGACAAATGTTGGGTCGATCCATATGCACAACCAGCAGAAGACATCAAACaatag
- the LOC117925870 gene encoding glucuronoxylan 4-O-methyltransferase 1-like, translating to MRPKPHRLSNLKILIIGVFVAFLLLFVLRSSFSSSNSDAFLPKDSKIVIGRAENCSRTCGKIPPSLAQALIHYTTSTITPQQTLKEIKVTSRVLQKKSPCNFLVFGLGHDSLMWAALNHGGRTIFLDEDAVWIEQIRRRFPMLESYHVTYDSKVNQADELMEAGKGPECTAIVDARYSMCQLGLKGLPGEVYDIKWDLIMVDAPTGYHDEAPGRMTAIYTAGMMARNRADGETDVFVHDVNRVVEDKFSKEFLCDGYMKKQEGRLRHFTIPSHRDGMERPFCPL from the coding sequence ATGAGACCAAAACCTCATCGCCTCTCTAATCTTAAGATCCTCATCATTGGTGTCTTCGTCGCCTTTCTCCTCTTGTTTGTGCTGAGGTCGAGCTTTTCGTCTTCCAATTCAGATGCCTTTTTGCCGAAAGACTCAAAAATTGTAATAGGAAGAGCGGAGAATTGCTCACGAACCTGTGGAAAGATTCCTCCCTCGCTAGCCCAGGCTCTCATCCACTACACAACCTCAACGATCACGCCGCAACAAACACTCAAAGAGATCAAAGTAACCTCTAGGGTTCTACAGAAGAAGTCCCCATGCAACTTCCTGGTTTTCGGCCTAGGCCATGACAGCCTCATGTGGGCTGCACTCAACCATGGTGGCCGGACGATCTTTCTGGATGAAGACGCAGTTTGGATTGAGCAGATCAGGCGGCGGTTCCCCATGTTGGAGTCCTATCATGTAACCTATGATAGCAAGGTGAACCAGGCTGATGAGCTCATGGAGGCTGGCAAAGGACCAGAATGCACCGCCATTGTTGATGCTAGATATTCTATGTGCCAGCTTGGCCTGAAGGGCTTGCCTGGTGAGGTTTATGATATAAAATGGGACCTGATCATGGTCGATGCACCAACCGGGTACCATGATGAGGCACCGGGGAGGATGACTGCCATATACACAGCGGGGATGATGGCAAGGAACAGGGCGGACGGTGAGACCGATGTTTTTGTGCATGATGTGAATAGGGTGGTGGAGGACAAGTTTTCAAAGGAGTTTCTGTGTGATGGGTACATGAAGAAACAGGAGGGGAGGTTGAGGCACTTCACAATTCCAAGCCACAGGGATGGCATGGAGAGGCCCTTTTGCCCTTTGTGA
- the LOC117925867 gene encoding disease resistance protein RPS2-like — MTEEAATAALFKVYEIVACGIDLKGNYKRLRQEAKKLKAIRDAIETEISKDRITPATREWIAKVKMIESEVKELKTKYKNEMGHPWRLVRIWAYARLSTDMAEKYNQVHSLWEEGNLKREELDAELPEPVRKRHAPRIEENSALHMAVQEILSFLEDEQIQRIGVWGTVGTGKTTIMQNLNNHEQIAKMFDIVIWVTVSKEWSIEKLQDAIMRRLKLDMERFADIEENARRISEELKEKKYLVLLDEVQENIDLNAVMGIPNNQDSKVVLASRNRCVCYEMEADELINVKRLSPADAWNMFQEKVGHPISSPLIKPIAEQVVKECDGLPLLIDRIGRTFRKKGKDVSLWRDGLNRLRRWESVKTEGMDEVLDFLKFCYEELDGNKKDCFLYGALYPEECEIYIDYLLECWNSEGLIHDADELVDNTNVFRDARDKGHAILDALIDVSLLERSDKKKCVKMNKVLRKMALKISSQSNGSKFLVKPCEGLQDFPDRKEWEDASRISLMGNQLCTLPEFLHCHNLSTLLLQMNNGLIAIPEFFFESMCSLRVLDLHGTGIESLPSSISYLICLRGLYLNSCPHLIQLPPNMRALEQLEVLDIRGTKLNLLQIGSLIWLKCLRISLSSFFRGIRTQRQLGSISAFVSLEEFCVDDDLSEQCWDEFLMIVMEEVVTLKKLTSLRFCFPTVDFLKLFVQRSPVWKKNSCFTFQFCVGYQGNSYSQILESSDYPSYNCLKLVNGEGMHPVIAEVLRMTHAFKLINHKGVSTLSDFGVNNMKNMLVCSVEGCNEIRTMVCGDRMASSVLENLEVLHINSVLKLRSIWQGSIPNGSLAQLTTLTLTKCPELKKIFSNGMIQQLPELQHLRVEECNRIEEIIMESENLELEVNALPRLKTLVLIDLPRLRSIWIDDSLEWPSLQRIQIATCHMLKRLPFSNTNALKLRFIEGQQSWWEALVWEDDAIKQNLHSICILS, encoded by the coding sequence ATGACGGAAGAAGCAGCTACAGCAGCATTATTTAAGGTATACGAGATAGTTGCTTGTGGGATTGATCTAAAAGGGAACTATAAGAGGTTGAGACAGGAAGCAAAAAAGCTCAAGGCCATAAGGGATGCTATAGAGACAGAGATAAGCAAAGATCGGATAACACCAGCCACAAGAGAATGGATTGCTAAGGTGAAGATGATTGAAAGTGAAGTGAAAGAGCTAAAAACcaaatacaaaaatgaaatgGGGCACCCTTGGAGATTGGTTCGTATTTGGGCTTATGCAAGACTTAGCACAGACATGGCAGAGAAGTACAACCAAGTTCATAGTCTTTGGGAGGAGGGAAATCTTAAAAGGGAAGAGCTCGACGCAGAATTGCCGGAGCCTGTCAGGAAAAGACATGCACCTAGAATTGAAGAGAACTCAGCATTGCACATGGCTGTACAAGAAATATTGAGCTTTTTGGAGGATGAACAAATACAAAGAATTGGAGTCTGGGGAACAGTTGGAACTGGGAAAACCACAATAATGCAAAACTTGAACAATCATGAACAAATTGCTAAAATGTTTGATATTGTCATTTGGGTGACTGTCTCAAAGGAGTGGAGCATAGAAAAGTTGCAAGATGCAATCATGCGCCGGCTAAAGTTGGACATGGAACGTTTTGCTGACATTGAGGAAAATGCTCGGAGAATATCTGAAGAGTTGAAGGAAAAGAAGTATTTGGTTCTTTTGGATGAAGTCCAAGAGAATATTGATCTGAATGCAGTTATGGGAATCCCCAACAACCAAGATAGCAAGGTGGTGTTGGCAAGCAGAAACAGATGTGTCTGTTATGAAATGGAAGCTGATGAGCTGATCAATGTGAAGCGATTGTCACCTGCTGATGCTTGGAACATGTTCCAGGAAAAAGTCGGTCATCCAATTTCTTCCCCTTTAATTAAACCAATAGCTGAGCAAGTGGTTAAAGAATGTGATGGTTTGCCGCTGCTGATAGACAGGATAGGGAGAACCTTTAGAAAGAAGGGGAAAGATGTTTCTCTTTGGAGGGATGGATTGAACCGTCTGCGAAGATGGGAGAGTGTCAAAACTGAAGGCATGGATGAAGTGCTTGATTTCTTAAAGTTTTGTTACGAAGAATTGGAcggaaataaaaaagattgtttCTTGTATGGTGCATTGTATCCTGAAGAATGTGAGATTTATATTGATTACCTGCTCGAATGTTGGAATTCTGAAGGTTTAATTCATGATGCAGATGAGTTAGTTGACAATACAAATGTGTTTAGAGATGCACGTGACAAAGGGCATGCAATATTGGATGCTCTTATTGATGTATCATTGTTAGAGAGAAGTGACAAGAAGAAATGTGTTAAGATGAACAAGGTGCTTCGAAAAATGGCCCTTAAAATCTCATCACAAAGCAACGGTTCCAAGTTTTTGGTGAAGCCATGTGAGGGATTACAAGATTTCCCAGACAGGAAAGAGTGGGAAGATGCAAGTCGAATCTCTTTGATGGGTAACCAGCTATGTACTTTACCAGAATTTCTACACTGTCACAATCTCTCAACACTGTTGCTCCAGATGAATAATGGTTTGATTGCTATTCCTGAGTTCTTCTTTGAATCTATGTGTAGTCTTCGAGTTCTGGATTTGCATGGGACTGGGATTGAATCATTACCTTCATCTATATCCTATCTGATTTGTCTTAGAGGGCTCTATTTAAATTCTTGCCCCCACTTGATACAACTCCCACCTAACATGAGAGCACTTGAGCAGCTTGAGGTGCTTGATATTCGAGGAACTAAACTTAATTTACTTCAAATTGGAAGTTTAATATGGTTGAAGTGCTTGCGAATATCATTGTCTAGTTTTTTCAGGGGAATCCGAACTCAAAGGCAATTGGGGAGCATCTCAGCGTTTGTTTCATTGGAAGAATTTTGTGTTGATGATGATCTATCCGAACAATGTTGGGATGAATTTTTAATGATTGTCATGGAGGAGGTGGTTACCTTGAAAAAGTTGACTTCTCTTCGGTTTTGCTTCCCTACAGTGGACTTCCTTAAGTTGTTTGTTCAAAGAAGCCCAGTATGGAAGAAGAATTCGTGCTTCACATTTCAATTTTGTGTTGGTTACCAGGGCAATAGCTACTCTCAAATTCTCGAGTCCTCTGATTATCCCAGCTATAACTGCCTCAAATTGGTCAATGGTGAAGGAATGCATCCTGTAATCGCGGAGGTACTAAGGATGACACAtgcattcaaattaattaaccataAGGGAGTTTCAACACTATCAGATTTTGGTGTCAACAACATGAAAAACATGTTAGTTTGTTCAGTGGAAGGATGCAATGAAATTAGAACCATGGTATGTGGTGACAGAATGGCAAGTAGTGTGCTAGAGAACTTGGAAGTTTTGCACATCAACAGTGTCTTGAAATTGAGAAGCATATGGCAAGGGTCTATTCCCAATGGAAGTCTAGCTCAGCTAACCACGTTGACATTAACTAAATGCCCAGAGTTGAAGAAGATATTTTCCAATGGCATGATTCAACAGCTCCCTGAACTGCAGCACTTGAGGGTGGAAGAATGTAATCgaattgaagaaataataaTGGAATCCGAGAACCTTGAGCTAGAAGTGAATGCACTTCCAAGACTGAAGACTCTAGTACTCATTGATCTCCCAAGGTTGAGAAGCATCTGGATCGATGATTCATTGGAGTGGCCTTCTTTACAAAGGATTCAGATAGCTACATGTCACATGTTGAAGAGATTGCCTTTCAGTAATACCAATGCACTTAAACTGAGATTCATCGAAGGACAACAGTCATGGTGGGAAGCGCTAGTATGGGAAGATGATGCCATAAAACAAAATCTACACTCCATTTGCATCCTCAGCTAA
- the LOC117925868 gene encoding uncharacterized protein LOC117925868 isoform X2 yields MLQISLPSDPKSRSYLCSLFFGACLFCGVYFIASEFTVKDYKERSSRWQISVFQNAHSNSIQNTQSSKCKNQCRPSGSEALPEGIVVKTSNLEVQPLWGATLNGEKSSPSKSLLAMAVGIKQKEIVNQIVEKFILSNFVVMLFHYDGVVDEWREFAWSDHAIHVTVVNQTKWWFAKRFLHPDIVAEYNYIFLWDEDLGVENFHPGRYVSIVEDEGLEISQPALDPKKSRVHHQITARVRNSRVHRRTYKHRGSGRCDDQSTAPPCVGWVEMMAPVFSKAAWRCVWHMIQNELIHAWGVDMQLGYCAQGDRTKNVGVVDSEYVVHLALPTLGVLDENELRGEGHDHSSQREKLPKSVALAQSEFHKVDNRSAVRRESFIEMQIFRSRWANAVKEDKCWVDPYAQPAEDIKQ; encoded by the exons ATGCTTCAG atttctCTGCCATCAGATCCGAAGAGTAGATCCTATCTCTGCAGTCTTTTCTTTGGAGCTTGTTTGTTTTGTGGTGTTTACTTCATTGCAAGTGAATTTACTGTCAAGGATTACAAAGAA AGATCATCAAGATGGCAGATCAGTGTTTTTCAAAATGCACATTCTAATAGCATCCAGAATACTCAATCTAGTAAATGCAAG aACCAGTGCAGGCCATCTGGGAGTGAGGCATTGCCAGAAGGAATTGTTGTCAAGACATCTAACCTGGAAGTGCAGCCCTTATGGGGTGCCACTCTGAATGGT GAAAAGTCAAGTCCTTCAAAGAGCTTGTTAGCTATGGCAGTTGGaataaagcaaaaagaaatAGTGAACCAAATTGTAGAAAAG tttattttaagtaatttcgTTGTTATGCTTTTCCATTATGATGGTGTCGTGGATGAATGGCGAGAGTTTGCATGGAGTGACCATGCCATACATGTGACTGTAGTGAATCAAACAAAATG GTGGTTTGCAAAACGCTTCTTACATCCAGACATAGTTGctgaatataattatattttcctttGGGATGAAGACCTTGGGGTTGAGAATTTTCATCCAGGACG ATACGTATCTATTGTTGAAGATGAAGGACTTGAAATATCTCAGCCAGCCCTTGATCCTAAGAAGTCACGGGTTCATCATCAAATTACTGCACGTGTGAGGAATTCAAGAGTGCACAG AAGGACATATAAACATAGAGGCAGTGGAAGGTGTGATGACCAAAGCACAGCTCCTCCATGTGTAGG TTGGGTGGAAATGATGGCACCTGTCTTCTCAAAGGCAGCCTGGCGATGTGTGTGGCATATGATCCAG AATGAGTTGATACATGCATGGGGTGTGGATATGCAGCTTGGTTATTGTGCACAG GGTGACCGGACAAAAAATGTTGGTGTGGTTGATTCAGAGTATGTAGTTCATTTGGCTCTCCCTACTCTTGGCGTCTTGGATGAAAACGAG TTACGTGGCGAAGGACATGATCATTCTTCTCAAAGGGAAAAGTTGCCAAAATCAGTAGCTTTA GCACAATCTGAGTTCCACAAAGTTGATAATAGATCTGCA GTGAGAAGAGAGTCCTTCATTGAAATGCAGATTTTCAGGAGTAGGTGGGCAAATGCAGTTAAGGAAGACAAATGTTGGGTCGATCCATATGCACAACCAGCAGAAGACATCAAACaatag
- the LOC117925868 gene encoding uncharacterized protein LOC117925868 isoform X1 — MKTLSCISLPSDPKSRSYLCSLFFGACLFCGVYFIASEFTVKDYKERSSRWQISVFQNAHSNSIQNTQSSKCKNQCRPSGSEALPEGIVVKTSNLEVQPLWGATLNGEKSSPSKSLLAMAVGIKQKEIVNQIVEKFILSNFVVMLFHYDGVVDEWREFAWSDHAIHVTVVNQTKWWFAKRFLHPDIVAEYNYIFLWDEDLGVENFHPGRYVSIVEDEGLEISQPALDPKKSRVHHQITARVRNSRVHRRTYKHRGSGRCDDQSTAPPCVGWVEMMAPVFSKAAWRCVWHMIQNELIHAWGVDMQLGYCAQGDRTKNVGVVDSEYVVHLALPTLGVLDENELRGEGHDHSSQREKLPKSVALAQSEFHKVDNRSAVRRESFIEMQIFRSRWANAVKEDKCWVDPYAQPAEDIKQ; from the exons ATGAAGACACTGAGTTGT atttctCTGCCATCAGATCCGAAGAGTAGATCCTATCTCTGCAGTCTTTTCTTTGGAGCTTGTTTGTTTTGTGGTGTTTACTTCATTGCAAGTGAATTTACTGTCAAGGATTACAAAGAA AGATCATCAAGATGGCAGATCAGTGTTTTTCAAAATGCACATTCTAATAGCATCCAGAATACTCAATCTAGTAAATGCAAG aACCAGTGCAGGCCATCTGGGAGTGAGGCATTGCCAGAAGGAATTGTTGTCAAGACATCTAACCTGGAAGTGCAGCCCTTATGGGGTGCCACTCTGAATGGT GAAAAGTCAAGTCCTTCAAAGAGCTTGTTAGCTATGGCAGTTGGaataaagcaaaaagaaatAGTGAACCAAATTGTAGAAAAG tttattttaagtaatttcgTTGTTATGCTTTTCCATTATGATGGTGTCGTGGATGAATGGCGAGAGTTTGCATGGAGTGACCATGCCATACATGTGACTGTAGTGAATCAAACAAAATG GTGGTTTGCAAAACGCTTCTTACATCCAGACATAGTTGctgaatataattatattttcctttGGGATGAAGACCTTGGGGTTGAGAATTTTCATCCAGGACG ATACGTATCTATTGTTGAAGATGAAGGACTTGAAATATCTCAGCCAGCCCTTGATCCTAAGAAGTCACGGGTTCATCATCAAATTACTGCACGTGTGAGGAATTCAAGAGTGCACAG AAGGACATATAAACATAGAGGCAGTGGAAGGTGTGATGACCAAAGCACAGCTCCTCCATGTGTAGG TTGGGTGGAAATGATGGCACCTGTCTTCTCAAAGGCAGCCTGGCGATGTGTGTGGCATATGATCCAG AATGAGTTGATACATGCATGGGGTGTGGATATGCAGCTTGGTTATTGTGCACAG GGTGACCGGACAAAAAATGTTGGTGTGGTTGATTCAGAGTATGTAGTTCATTTGGCTCTCCCTACTCTTGGCGTCTTGGATGAAAACGAG TTACGTGGCGAAGGACATGATCATTCTTCTCAAAGGGAAAAGTTGCCAAAATCAGTAGCTTTA GCACAATCTGAGTTCCACAAAGTTGATAATAGATCTGCA GTGAGAAGAGAGTCCTTCATTGAAATGCAGATTTTCAGGAGTAGGTGGGCAAATGCAGTTAAGGAAGACAAATGTTGGGTCGATCCATATGCACAACCAGCAGAAGACATCAAACaatag